The Candidatus Cloacimonadota bacterium genome segment CACCCGGATAAAGTCGAATATAATCTGTTGCCCATGCATTTATATTACCACTATTACCCGCAGGATAGGCAGAATGAGTATAAATAGCGTGGAAATTAGGTAAGTTCAGATTTTCATAATAATAATGCCCGTTTTCAACCTCAGGATCGTCTAAGAAATTTGCGATTGTCCAATCTACAAAAATATCTTCGAATGGCTGGTTTATGCTATTTGCGACCAATTGATTTGTAATACCGGCAATACCGTTCAAAGGTTCGGAAACTATATCTTTTATCAAACTGTCGCCAACCGCATCATACTGTTCTTCCAAATAGGTAAAATAGAGCATCACTTTCACATAATCTGCAAATTCCTGATCCCATACATTGAGCGAATTATCCGGATTATTTGGAAAAGTTAAAATTGGGTCCGGCAAACCGAAATAAACCATTGCCAGTTCCGAACAACCCTCATTTACCCAAGTATCTTCGTTCACATCACCCAGCCAATGGATCATATGCTGCAGTTCATGAGCTAAAACCGATATGCGGATAGGTTCGGTTGGATTCAACGGGTAGCAAGTCATATAAATCATTTCACACTCGTTGCTGTGTCCGGAGGGATTCATTTGTTGAGCCTCTGCTTCCGTAACCTGATTATAAGCACTGAAATATCCATCGAAACTGGTTCCCATATATGAACCAAGTGCAGAATAATAGACAATTATTTTGGGATCGTTATCCAGCTCATCCGGAATTGGACCGAAAAGTGTTTCATCCATTTCAATTGCGCCCCATTCAGTTGAAATCATGGTGTAATCTTCGAGATACGGCAATATGATATCAATGTCTGTTTGATCCATATTCAGATTCCACTGATCATCTGCGACAAATATGTAGCAATGGTCTCCAACAGCTCTGCAGGTTGCAGGTGTTTGAATCCAGAGAGGAGGCATTACCGAAAAATCCCATGCCCAAAAAATTTTGGTATCACCCACAACATATTCGCGGGTTTCCCTATTTGCTTTAATTTGCTTGTGAAGAGCAGAATTCTGGAATTTTGCTGTCTGCCTGCTGATATCTCTTTGAAATTCTTTGAATTCTTCAATCATGTCTGCTGAGAGCATAACTGAAAGAAAAACAAAAACAATGATCAATAATTTTTTCATTTCATTCACCTTATTTTTTTTATAATTTTAATGAATACGTTTTATTTGTCAATCTCCGTGATACTGCAAACCGGACTTCAGCCGATTCTTTTCGGATGGAGCTCGGTTTACCAAATTTATTCTTGCACTCTCCTTTCGTATAAATTATCATTAAGTTTGATATCCCATTGCAATCCATTCTTTGTAGTATGATTTATCTCACCTTGCAATTGATATTCCACAAGATCAAGCATGGTTTGCAGCCCCATTGAATCGTTTTTTCTAGGATCGAATTCTGCAGGTAGCCCAACTCCATTGTCTCCA includes the following:
- a CDS encoding T9SS type A sorting domain-containing protein encodes the protein MKKLLIIVFVFLSVMLSADMIEEFKEFQRDISRQTAKFQNSALHKQIKANRETREYVVGDTKIFWAWDFSVMPPLWIQTPATCRAVGDHCYIFVADDQWNLNMDQTDIDIILPYLEDYTMISTEWGAIEMDETLFGPIPDELDNDPKIIVYYSALGSYMGTSFDGYFSAYNQVTEAEAQQMNPSGHSNECEMIYMTCYPLNPTEPIRISVLAHELQHMIHWLGDVNEDTWVNEGCSELAMVYFGLPDPILTFPNNPDNSLNVWDQEFADYVKVMLYFTYLEEQYDAVGDSLIKDIVSEPLNGIAGITNQLVANSINQPFEDIFVDWTIANFLDDPEVENGHYYYENLNLPNFHAIYTHSAYPAGNSGNINAWATDYIRLYPGEGNLELTLTTNFPIGLGVMRLGMAGVTTTVDKYTINGNWSGLLPELTADYSQMILSFANNGYSNASYSYSIDDDIFHVENIPNSNDISISCYPNPFTINSNYISFSINSFQIPLEKIEIFNVKGQKVKEIPSILPSTNHSFTVNWDGKDENGRLMGNGVYFYKATIGEKEFGNQFIIMR